A window of the Zeugodacus cucurbitae isolate PBARC_wt_2022May chromosome 4, idZeuCucr1.2, whole genome shotgun sequence genome harbors these coding sequences:
- the LOC105221172 gene encoding pupal cuticle protein Edg-78E has translation MRVTLVFVFCSSPFYLQFKRLLLCVLFCNIFALAHLQPVHAAVKSLDRDAHTIYYKNQAPNVQGDFHYEFQTSNGITTKAAGNEFGHTGVVQYISAEGIPITMTYVADANGYHPTGEHIPKLPEQVLATLKQHKRQQRTVDEKTKTKSSVSQILTTSKK, from the exons ATGCGGGTGACAC ttgtttttgtgttttgttcttcTCCCTTCTATCTGCAGTTTAAACGTCTCCTCTTGTGTGTCCTCTTCTGTAATATCTTTGCACTTGCACACTTGCAGCCTGTACATGCGGCTGTCAAATCACTTGATCGTGATGCACATACCATTTACTACAAGAACCAGGCGCCGAATGTACAAGGTGACTTTCATTATGAGTTCCAGACATCCAACGGcattacaacaaaagcagcgGGAAATGAGTTCGGACATACTGGCGTGGTGCAATACATTTCGGCCGAAGGCATACCCATCACGATGACTTATGTAGCCGATGCCAATGGTTACCATCCGACAGGTGAGCACATACCAAAGTTACCTGAACAAGTGTTGGCGACACTGAAGCAGCATAAACGCCAACAACGAACTGTGGATgagaagacaaaaacaaaaagtagcgTTAGTCAAATACTAACAACAAGTAAAAAATAA
- the LOC105221080 gene encoding uncharacterized protein LOC105221080 encodes MGRCRGVPFEFPIILIRLLSSPRRAGGRTNKMKSTNYTNYNSNQQVLTQLIGQLMRSGNSPSGYRGRSGGAARQRGSIRRTATRIRRRPGIRSQGSVPVRRPLSTRPSGSGARKPTSAPATQKRSATESSAAPDKKKVALDDKAKSAETTKESKAKPNDPYLKGLCESGVRWYLRYLKEGLEPQAACKKAWEQRTEPVEYEPQWGKEFQPREVEEEPKYRSRIRRRPAKNSEINEDYRIAVHPKDFPDQMLDLDSVIALEEAIAAEIAKGATAKLQFANAHLRPGALLCDCVNEETVNWLKDIVTKLSDWEGPALTTSQERVIPDAYVMTAALPKSIDQDFKRTLALLAAQNEDLNTEVWKLVNERVEDGKQVVTILVDKDSFNAMKRNEWKLYYRFDKVYVHFHRYLRYGKPTLWITNPSCHKQNQVKPPGPSSAV; translated from the coding sequence ATGGGGCGCTGTCGTGGTGTACCGTTTGAATTCCCCATTATATTAATTAGACTACTGAGCTCGCCTCGTCGAGCAGGTGGTCGTACGAACAAGATGAAGTCAACTAACTATACAAATTACAATTCAAATCAACAAGTTTTAACTCAGTTAATAGGTCAACTGATGAGAAGTGGCAACTCCCCAAGTGGCTATAGAGGAAGAAGTGGTGGTGCGGCCAGACAAAGAGGCAGCATCCGACGCACAGCCACAAGAATAAGGCGTCGACCTGGAATTAGATCACAGGGTAGTGTACCAGTGCGCAGACCGTTGTCTACTAGGCCATCAGGTAGCGGTGCGAGGAAACCTACATCAGCACCGGCAACACAAAAGCGAAGTGCCACAGAAAGTAGTGCTGCACCTGATAAGAAAAAAGTCGCTCTGGATGACAAAGCAAAAAGTGCAGAGACCACTAAGGAGAGTAAAGCAAAACCAAACGATCCTTATTTGAAGGGATTGTGCGAGTCTGGTGTGCGATGGTATTTGCGTTATTTGAAGGAAGGACTAGAACCGCAAGCGGCGTGCAAAAAAGCTTGGGAGCAACGTACTGAACCTGTAGAATATGAACCGCAATGGGGAAAAGAGTTCCAACCAAGAGAAGTCGAAGAAGAACCCAAATACCGATCGCGGATACGAAGAAGACCAGCGAAAAACTCTGAAATCAATGAGGATTACCGCATCGCAGTACATCCCAAAGATTTTCCAGATCAAATGCTCGATTTGGACTCTGTTATAGCGCTGGAAGAGGCTATTGCGGCGGAGATAGCAAAAGGAGCCACTGCAAAACTGCAATTCGCCAATGCACATTTACGTCCAGGTGCATTACTCTGTGATTGCGTAAATGAAGAAACCGTCAATTGGCTAAAAGATATTGTCACCAAGTTATCCGACTGGGAGGGCCCAGCGCTGACAACAAGCCAAGAACGTGTCATTCCAGATGCATACGTCATGACAGCAGCGTTGCCGAAGAGCATTGATCAAGATTTCAAACGCACATTAGCCTTGCTTGCGGCGCAAAATGAAGACTTAAATACCGAAGTGTGGAAATTAGTGAATGAACGCGTGGAGGATGGAAAGCAAGTGGTGACGATACTTGTAGATAAGGATTCTTTCAATGCAATGAAGCGAAATGAATGGAAGCTTTATTATAGATTTGATAAAGTCTACGTACATTTCCATCGCTACTTACGTTATGGCAAACCTACTTTATGGATAACGAACCCCAGTTGTCACAAACAAAATCAGGTGAAACCACCTGGCCCATCAAGTGCAGTCTAA